The genome window TACCCGGCGCAGACGCTGTACCAGGAGGACATGGTCGGCACGATCTTCGAGGCCCGCGACCGCGAGCGGGTCCGTGCCGCTTTCGACGAAGGTCGAATCGTCCGCGAGGGCGACCCGGAATGGCGCGAAGGGATCCCGATCCGCGAGGAGGCGATCCCCGTCTCGCTGGACGGGGCGGTCATAGCAGTGATAAGCGCCGAGCAGAACCTCGCGACGGCGCGCACGCCCTCGCAGCTCGAGCTCTCCTACCTCCAGGCGGCCGGCGACCTCGAGCAGATGACGGCCGAAGGCGTCTTCCCCTTCCCGTCGTCGGACGAGCGCGAGATCTCGCCCCGCGTCGGCGACGGATTTATGCGGCTCGACTCCGGCGGCGTCATCGCCTACGCGAGCCCGAACGCCGTTTCCGCGTACCGGCGCCTCGGCGTCACCGCGAACCTCGTCGGCGAACACATCGCCAAGCTCGACTTCGACGAGGTCGCGACACTCGAGTCGCTCAAGCGTGGACGTCCCGTCGAGGACGAGATCGACGCCTCCGGCGCCTGGGTCTACCGGCGGTTCATCCCGATCATCCACGCCGGCGAGGTGACGGGCGCCATCGGGATCCTGCGCGACATCACCGAGCTACGGCACCGCGACCGGATGCTCCTCCTCAAGGACGCAACGATCCGCGAGATCCACCATCGCGTGAAGAACAATCTCCAGACCGTCGCGTCGCTGCTGCGCCTCCAGGGCCGCCGGCTAAGCTCGGTCGAGGCGAAGGCTGCGTTGGAGGAGAGCGTGCGACGGATCTCTTCCATCGCTCTGGTTCACGAGACGCTGTCGCAGGACTCGCACGAACGCGTCGACTTCGATCACGTCGCGAATCGGGTCGTCGAGATGATCCAAGAGGGATTCGCAGTGCCGGAGCGCCCGATCAGGTTCCGGATCGACGGCCGTTCAGGCGATCTTCCCAGCGAAGTCGCCACGCCGTTGGCGTTGATAATCGCCGAACTGATCCAGAACGCCTTCGAGCATGCGTTCGGGACGGAGTCTCGGATGGTCTCGGTGACGGTGGAGATGGCGAGACGTCCGGAGGAGCTTCGTCTCCGTGTGTCGGACGACGGCGTCGGGCTCCCTCCAGGGTTCGTGCTGGAGCGCGATTCCAACTTGGGGCTGCAGATCGTTCGCACGCTCGTCGAGAGCGAGCTCTTGGGAACGATCGGGGTGACCGGCGGCACGGGCGGCACGCAGGTCGAGGTGGTCATCCCCATCGCCCGAGCCCGCCTCGAGGGCGGCACTTGACACTGATCCTCTTGCACTCGGCCGGCGCGACGCCGGCCATCTGGGATCGGGTGCGTGCCCACCTGGTCGGCGTCCCGCTGCTGGTTCCGGCGATGCCGGGACGCGAGGACGCCGGGCCTCCGTCCGACCAGATCGCCTCGCACGCCGCGGCGGTACTGCGTGCTATGGACGGCGCCGGCGTCGAGCGCGCCGCGATCGGCGGGCATTCGCTCGGAGGCGCGGTCGCGCTGTGGCTGGCGATCCACCACCCCGCTCGGGTTGCCGGGCTGGGGGTGATCAACGCGGGCGCACGCATGCGCGTCGCCCCGCAGATGCTCGAGGCGCTGCCGGATGGCCTCGCGCCGATCGTGGAGCTCGTGGCCGCGTCGAATTTTCCGCCGGGCGTGCCCAAGGAGTGGATCGAAGAGCGTCGCGCGACCTACGAAGCCGTCGGCGGAGAAACGTTGCTCGCGGACCTCACCGCGTGCGATCGGTTCGACGTCCTCGACCGGCTGTGGGAGATCCGCTGTCGCACTCAGGTGCTCGCCGGATCCGAGGACACGCTAACCCCTCCCCGCTTCGCACGGCTCATGGCCGAGCGTATCTCGGCGGCGCGCTTCCTTGAGTACGAGGGCGCGGGCCACATGCTGCCGATCGAGCGGCCTGCTGAG of Actinomycetota bacterium contains these proteins:
- a CDS encoding PAS domain-containing sensor histidine kinase, which produces MSVLSSLARRHTALSGREIEHLHHLVADWQLLADLNFADLLLFGALRDREAYVVLAQVRPYPAQTLYQEDMVGTIFEARDRERVRAAFDEGRIVREGDPEWREGIPIREEAIPVSLDGAVIAVISAEQNLATARTPSQLELSYLQAAGDLEQMTAEGVFPFPSSDEREISPRVGDGFMRLDSGGVIAYASPNAVSAYRRLGVTANLVGEHIAKLDFDEVATLESLKRGRPVEDEIDASGAWVYRRFIPIIHAGEVTGAIGILRDITELRHRDRMLLLKDATIREIHHRVKNNLQTVASLLRLQGRRLSSVEAKAALEESVRRISSIALVHETLSQDSHERVDFDHVANRVVEMIQEGFAVPERPIRFRIDGRSGDLPSEVATPLALIIAELIQNAFEHAFGTESRMVSVTVEMARRPEELRLRVSDDGVGLPPGFVLERDSNLGLQIVRTLVESELLGTIGVTGGTGGTQVEVVIPIARARLEGGT
- a CDS encoding alpha/beta fold hydrolase, which gives rise to MTLILLHSAGATPAIWDRVRAHLVGVPLLVPAMPGREDAGPPSDQIASHAAAVLRAMDGAGVERAAIGGHSLGGAVALWLAIHHPARVAGLGVINAGARMRVAPQMLEALPDGLAPIVELVAASNFPPGVPKEWIEERRATYEAVGGETLLADLTACDRFDVLDRLWEIRCRTQVLAGSEDTLTPPRFARLMAERISAARFLEYEGAGHMLPIERPAE